In the Gemmatimonadaceae bacterium genome, one interval contains:
- a CDS encoding N-acetylmuramoyl-L-alanine amidase translates to MRHSIPSAIHRAKPARLASLLASVTLAACAMQPPPATAPLPVAATAALSAPTFPPIPTVNGKLDLRVVYPPDGATIAARDSTFLFGSTGSGDARLTINGHQVPVLPNGAWLAWLPLPPREQPQWNLVAARGGDTVKVTRRLAFPTPRKPIPATGPLTVDTSSLRPTAREARLSTDLVRVSLRTSAFSAVKWLAPDGTQRPLRQPPNGTDSTLWSTDIEARLLAQPGRIEVTGGADTIRLVTPRVTLLDSAGPRYAILGERSKPPAATEPDSDRVVIGKPTPSGGTYKWFFLPGTVAEVTGRSGEQVRLRLDRDLSVWVDAAEVRELPLGTAAPVRVAGNARVVSRSPEVSDLVIPMAERPPYIVHEGTESLTLELFGTTANTDIINLASADSLVRRVTWEAVGEGRARFVITLREPPYGYLVRWERGALVLRLRRAPRIANPNRPLQGLTIAVDAGHPPAGSTGPTGLYEAVATLEIAQRLKPLLESRGATVLMTRTTSTALGLSDRPELARRANAHAFVSIHLNALPDGVNPFTAHGTGTYYFNPRAEPLAREVQRAMVRHMGLRDLGINYDNLAVLRPTWMPAILCEGAFVMFPEQEALLRTPEFQHAYALGVAEGVEHFFAGLRKP, encoded by the coding sequence ATGCGCCACTCCATCCCCTCGGCGATACATCGCGCGAAGCCCGCCCGCCTCGCCTCGCTCCTCGCCAGCGTCACGCTCGCAGCCTGCGCGATGCAACCGCCCCCTGCAACGGCGCCGCTCCCCGTCGCCGCGACCGCCGCGCTCTCTGCCCCGACCTTTCCCCCCATCCCCACCGTCAACGGCAAGCTCGACCTCCGCGTCGTCTACCCTCCCGACGGCGCCACGATCGCTGCCCGCGACTCGACCTTCCTCTTTGGCTCCACCGGGAGCGGCGACGCGCGCCTGACCATCAACGGTCACCAGGTCCCCGTCCTCCCCAATGGCGCCTGGCTCGCCTGGCTCCCGCTCCCCCCGCGCGAGCAGCCGCAATGGAACCTGGTGGCGGCCCGCGGCGGCGACACCGTGAAAGTCACCCGCCGCCTGGCCTTCCCCACCCCCAGAAAGCCAATCCCCGCGACCGGCCCTCTCACCGTCGACACCTCCTCGCTCCGCCCCACCGCACGCGAAGCCCGCCTCTCCACGGACCTCGTCCGAGTCTCCCTGCGTACCTCCGCGTTTTCCGCGGTCAAATGGCTTGCCCCTGACGGCACCCAGCGCCCCCTGCGACAGCCACCCAACGGCACCGACTCCACGCTCTGGTCCACCGACATCGAAGCGCGCCTTCTCGCACAACCGGGGCGCATCGAAGTCACCGGCGGCGCCGACACCATCCGTTTAGTCACCCCCCGCGTCACTCTCCTCGACTCGGCCGGCCCCCGTTACGCCATACTCGGCGAGCGTTCCAAGCCGCCAGCCGCAACCGAGCCCGACTCCGACCGCGTCGTCATCGGCAAGCCGACCCCCAGCGGCGGCACCTACAAGTGGTTCTTCCTCCCCGGCACCGTCGCCGAAGTCACCGGCCGCTCGGGAGAACAGGTCCGCCTCCGCCTCGACCGCGACCTCTCGGTGTGGGTCGACGCCGCCGAGGTGCGCGAACTCCCGCTGGGCACCGCCGCGCCGGTTCGCGTGGCCGGCAACGCCCGTGTAGTCTCGCGTTCGCCGGAGGTGAGCGACCTGGTCATCCCCATGGCCGAGCGGCCGCCCTATATCGTGCACGAGGGAACGGAATCGCTCACGCTGGAGCTGTTCGGCACCACCGCCAACACCGACATCATCAACCTCGCTTCTGCCGACTCGCTCGTGCGCCGAGTGACGTGGGAAGCGGTGGGGGAGGGGAGGGCGCGCTTCGTGATCACGCTCCGCGAGCCCCCGTACGGCTACCTCGTGCGATGGGAACGCGGCGCCCTCGTGCTGCGCCTGCGGCGCGCCCCACGCATCGCCAACCCTAACCGCCCGCTGCAGGGCCTCACCATCGCCGTCGACGCCGGTCATCCGCCCGCGGGGAGCACCGGCCCCACTGGCCTGTACGAGGCCGTCGCCACCCTCGAGATCGCCCAGCGCCTCAAGCCCCTCCTCGAATCGCGCGGCGCCACGGTCCTCATGACGCGCACCACCTCCACCGCACTCGGCCTTTCCGACCGCCCCGAACTCGCCCGTCGCGCCAACGCCCACGCCTTCGTTTCCATCCACCTCAACGCCCTCCCCGACGGCGTGAACCCCTTCACCGCCCACGGCACCGGCACCTACTACTTCAACCCCCGCGCCGAGCCCCTCGCCCGCGAGGTGCAACGCGCCATGGTCCGCCACATGGGGCTCCGCGACCTCGGCATCAACTACGACAACCTCGCCGTACTGAGGCCCACCTGGATGCCCGCCATCCTGTGTGAGGGCGCCTTCGTCATGTTCCCGGAACAGGAGGCGCTCCTGCGCACGCCCGAGTTCCAGCACGCCTATGCGCTGGGTGTGGCGGAGGGGGTGGAGCACTTCTTCGCGGGGCTGCGCAAGCCGTAG